Within the Maribacter sp. BPC-D8 genome, the region TGCGATTCAAGAGGAGAGAAACGTTCAACCTAAAGAAAACTTACAGACGTCAAAAGAGGAAATTCCTAATAGTGATGAATTAGCGGCACGTAGTAGAGCGGTTAGTCAAAATCAGGCTGAACGTCCTTCAGTAACTGAAACCATCACTAGAGAACAACCAAAAATTGGTCGTAACGAACGCGTTACTATCAAAAATGTAATGAGCGGTGAGAGTAAAACGGTAAAGTTCAAACAAGCCGAGCCACTTTTACAAAACGGTTCATGGGTGTTGACTCAAGATTAAATTAGATAATAGTATTAGTATTAAAAAAGGCATCCAATTGGGTGCCTTTTTTGTTTACTCTTTCTAACAAGCTATAAATAAACGACATAGAAAAGAATGAAAATAGTATTCTATTTTATGATAATGCAGAGAAAACCACAATTAACAATTGATTTAATATTTTTAACCATTATTTAGGCTAAAAAAATATGTAATTCAGAAAAATAATACTGGTTTTTATCATACTAAAGTAGAAAATACTAGCATAATGATAAAAACATAATTAGATTTACATTACGTAATTCGTATATTTTATAGTACCTAAATAATATCTATGCCCGGATTTACCATTGACAAAGAACGTCTTCAGGATAAAACCAAACTTTTTTTAAGGGTAAATTATACCACTAGCATTATCTCCATCCTTTTTGGAGCTTTATGCTATTTTATATTGAACATAACCCAAGTAATACCTTTTTTACTTGTTGGCTTTGCAGTATTGAATATTATAAATATTTTATATTTTAAAGTTCATAAAAACATAGTACCTACTTTTAATTTTTCATCTATTATAGGTTTAATTACCGCTGTAGCAGTAACCGTTTATAGTGGCGGAATTAATAGCCCGTTCATATTCATGATTCCGTTAATCGCATTTGGCGGATTCATAAATAGTACTAGATACGGTAGGGTATATTTTAATATCATAACGGTACTGATTCTTTTAGTTTTTACACAGTCCATACCAGAATTACGTATTACAGAAAATTTAGTTCCAGAAGAATCAAGTTCAGTATTTAGTCTTGTATCGATACTATTTGCAGTATTTATTTTAGGAAACACCTTAGGCAAAACCCTTCTAAAAACCTATAATGCCATGTACAGTTCCAAAAAAGAATTGTCAAATCAAGTACATGAAAAACAGAATCTATTAAAAGAGGTACACCATAGAGTCAAGAACAATTTACAGACCGTTTCTAGTTTATTAAGCCTACAATCTAGAAATATTGAAGCAGGACCAATGAAAGGGCTTTTAAAGAGTACTCAGAACAGAGTAATCGCCATGGCTATGGTACATGAAATGCTATATATGCGTAATGACATAAGCCACATTGAATACAAATCTTACGTACAAGAATTAGGCGAATATTTAATTCGTTCCATAAAAGGAAATGATAATAACGTAGATCTAATCATTGATATTCCCGATATTAAATTAGGTATAGACACCGCAATTCCTTTAGGCCTCTTAATCAATGAAACTTTGACCAATGCCTTAAAATATGGTATTGAAAGTGATAAAGAAGGTGCAATAAGTATCAAATTACAGAAAGATTTGGAACAAGAAAATTGCTATATCTTAGAGATTGGCGATAATGGTATCGGCTTCCCAGAAACTATTAATTACAAAACCACAAAATCTTTAGGTTTAAAATTAATACATAATCTTACAAGACAGTTAAGAGGAACGATACAACGTGATGATGCTAAAAAAGGAACTAACTACATTATACAGTTTCAAGAAATAAAGCAACAATTATCTCCAACAATATAAATTCAATAATCAATTTTTATCACTACCGTAATAATTAAAGGGAAGCATAGTAATGCTAGCTAATCTTTATAGTAATACCTATATTTAAGCGACTAACATTCAAACCTCGCTTGATGATCAAAAAATTACTACTATTGGTATTCCTTTATGGGAGTTCCATTTCAGCACAAGATTATTTCTATCAAAAATTTCAACCTTTCAATTCTGAAATACCGTCTCCCGAGGCATTCTTAGGTTACGGTATAGGTGAACACCATACAAGACATGACCTTATTGTGGCCTATCTAGAAAAACTAGCCGAAGTTTCTGACAGAGCATCGATAGCAGAGTACGGCAGAACGCATGAGGGGCGTAAACTATTAATGTTAACCGTAACCGCTCCAGAGAATCTAAGCAACCTAGATCAACTGCAAGAAGACCATTTAGCTTTTACTGATCCTACAAAATCAGTTTCCAATTATAATGACGTTCCAATCTTCATTAATCTAGCTTACAATGTTCATGGAAATGAACCTTCTAGTTCAGAGGCAGCATTACTTACAGCCTATACATTTGCCGCTTCAGAAAATCCTGAAATATTAAATTATTTAAAAAACGCTGTCATATTTATAGACCCAACAATTAACCCCGATGGGCGAGATAGACATACGCAATGGGCAAACACATACCAGGGAAGTCCCGAAGTTGCAGACCCACAAGATGTTGAACACAATGAGTACTGGCCAATGGGAAGAACAAATCATTATTGGTTTGACCTAAACCGAGATTGGTTATTAGCAATAAACCCAGAAAGTAGAGGTAAATTAAATTGGTACCATAACTGGTACCC harbors:
- a CDS encoding sensor histidine kinase, with amino-acid sequence MPGFTIDKERLQDKTKLFLRVNYTTSIISILFGALCYFILNITQVIPFLLVGFAVLNIINILYFKVHKNIVPTFNFSSIIGLITAVAVTVYSGGINSPFIFMIPLIAFGGFINSTRYGRVYFNIITVLILLVFTQSIPELRITENLVPEESSSVFSLVSILFAVFILGNTLGKTLLKTYNAMYSSKKELSNQVHEKQNLLKEVHHRVKNNLQTVSSLLSLQSRNIEAGPMKGLLKSTQNRVIAMAMVHEMLYMRNDISHIEYKSYVQELGEYLIRSIKGNDNNVDLIIDIPDIKLGIDTAIPLGLLINETLTNALKYGIESDKEGAISIKLQKDLEQENCYILEIGDNGIGFPETINYKTTKSLGLKLIHNLTRQLRGTIQRDDAKKGTNYIIQFQEIKQQLSPTI